The following proteins come from a genomic window of Rattus norvegicus strain BN/NHsdMcwi chromosome 8, GRCr8, whole genome shotgun sequence:
- the Sec22c gene encoding vesicle-trafficking protein SEC22c isoform X5 has protein sequence MSSSQMKSGLEKIQEELKSQPPAVVSLEGTDVANGLLNGHAPAHSEPAPNLRMKPVTALGVLSLVLNIMCAALNLIRGVHLAEHSLQVAQEEVGNILAFFIPSVACIVQSNPDSEGAVDAGLHLPGQCVPARAEEHLANPLPRRGGFSVFISDPDQTAAGEAVRLRSVRRTSCTGWHL, from the exons ATGAGCTCCTCCCAGATGAAGAGTGGCTTAGAAAAGATTCAAGAGGAGCTGAAGTCCCAGCCTCCAGCAGTCGTGTCCCTGGAGGGCACAGATGTGGCAAATGGCTTGCTGAATGGCCACGCCCCAGCGCACTCTGAACCTG CGCCGAATCTCCGGATGAAGCCGGTGACAGCCCTGGGCGTCCTCTCCCTTGTTCTTAACATCATGTGCGCGGCCCTGAACCTCATCCGTGGAGTTCACCTTGCAGAGCATTCTTTACAG GTTGCCCAGGAGGAGGTTGGAAACATCCtggctttctttattccttctgtGGCCTGCATCGTCCAG TCCAACCCGGACTCTGAAGGTGCTGTTGATGCTGGCCTCCATCTGCCTGGGCAATGCGTACCTGCACGGGCTGAGGAACACCTGGCAAATCCTCTTCCACGTAGGGGTGGCTTTTCTGTCTTCATATCAGATCCTGACCAGACAGCTGCAGGAGAGGCAGTCCGACTACGGAGTGTGAGGAGGACATCGTGTACTGGATGGCACCTTTga
- the Sec22c gene encoding vesicle-trafficking protein SEC22c isoform X6: protein MATPQRTLNLTRGAILEVPTLLVCLRHFTVVSLTLLSRGLTAPNLRMKPVTALGVLSLVLNIMCAALNLIRGVHLAEHSLQVAQEEVGNILAFFIPSVACIVQSNPDSEGAVDAGLHLPGQCVPARAEEHLANPLPRRGGFSVFISDPDQTAAGEAVRLRSVRRTSCTGWHL, encoded by the exons ATGGCCACGCCCCAGCGCACTCTGAACCTG ACAAGAGGAGCAATCCTGGAAGTGCCAACTTTGCTCGTCTGTCTAAGACATTTTACTGTGGTTTCCCTCACCTTACTGTCCCGAGGCCTCACAG CGCCGAATCTCCGGATGAAGCCGGTGACAGCCCTGGGCGTCCTCTCCCTTGTTCTTAACATCATGTGCGCGGCCCTGAACCTCATCCGTGGAGTTCACCTTGCAGAGCATTCTTTACAG GTTGCCCAGGAGGAGGTTGGAAACATCCtggctttctttattccttctgtGGCCTGCATCGTCCAG TCCAACCCGGACTCTGAAGGTGCTGTTGATGCTGGCCTCCATCTGCCTGGGCAATGCGTACCTGCACGGGCTGAGGAACACCTGGCAAATCCTCTTCCACGTAGGGGTGGCTTTTCTGTCTTCATATCAGATCCTGACCAGACAGCTGCAGGAGAGGCAGTCCGACTACGGAGTGTGAGGAGGACATCGTGTACTGGATGGCACCTTTga
- the Sec22c gene encoding vesicle-trafficking protein SEC22c isoform X7, translating into MATPQRTLNLTRGAILEVPTLLVCLRHFTVVSLTLLSRGLTAPNLRMKPVTALGVLSLVLNIMCAALNLIRGVHLAEHSLQVAQEEVGNILAFFIPSVACIVQCYLYLFYSPTRTLKVLLMLASICLGNAYLHGLRNTWQILFHVGVAFLSSYQILTRQLQERQSDYGV; encoded by the exons ATGGCCACGCCCCAGCGCACTCTGAACCTG ACAAGAGGAGCAATCCTGGAAGTGCCAACTTTGCTCGTCTGTCTAAGACATTTTACTGTGGTTTCCCTCACCTTACTGTCCCGAGGCCTCACAG CGCCGAATCTCCGGATGAAGCCGGTGACAGCCCTGGGCGTCCTCTCCCTTGTTCTTAACATCATGTGCGCGGCCCTGAACCTCATCCGTGGAGTTCACCTTGCAGAGCATTCTTTACAG GTTGCCCAGGAGGAGGTTGGAAACATCCtggctttctttattccttctgtGGCCTGCATCGTCCAG TGTTATCTGTACCTGTTCTACAGTCCAACCCGGACTCTGAAGGTGCTGTTGATGCTGGCCTCCATCTGCCTGGGCAATGCGTACCTGCACGGGCTGAGGAACACCTGGCAAATCCTCTTCCACGTAGGGGTGGCTTTTCTGTCTTCATATCAGATCCTGACCAGACAGCTGCAGGAGAGGCAGTCCGACTACGGAGTGTGA